From the Catharus ustulatus isolate bCatUst1 chromosome 2, bCatUst1.pri.v2, whole genome shotgun sequence genome, the window ATCTCTAGTGCACTAGTGTAGCAGTTGTAAGGATTAGAGTTAAAATTGACCTTGAAGGACCTGACCAGCAAGGCAATAGTGAGCCAAAGGCTGGTTTCTATGTATGTGTCTTTTCAATCAGGCAGACTGTAAATACAAAAGgaagttaaaaagaaataaggaagcagcagaagacatgcatatatttatatactgtCAGCCTCGGGagctacagaagaaaaaaaaatgtcaaaaaataagCTAGCTCTGATAATCACATTTAAATCTCCTCACTCTTTATTGCAGTTAAGGAAGCACTCAAGGAAAGGGTCAACAACATTTGCAGTAATTAACAGCACAAATTACATCAGAAGAGATCTTAATCATATCCTTAAATCATCTAAATCTCATAACAGAGTTTCTCAGAACTACTTTTAGGAATGAAAAGAAGCCCTTCTGTGCAATTTATGACACAAGTTTTCCACTTGCAGAACTGAAGTAGACATCCAATAGCTCACATGGGATTTTACAGCTACCCTTGAAGGATGTCATGAGCAGATGTTCCAAGTGACGCACCTGGCACAGAAGCACATTTGTCAAGGCCACTATCTGCAGGCAGAGAAAGTAAATAGGACTTGTTCACTTCAAGTACTCTTTCTACTGCTCAGAATGTATACGCAACAGATTACTGCacaattctgcatttctctaGGGACTGAGATGCAGGCTGCTCAGAAGACAAGCTTTGTAACACTCAACTTCTCCCAGAACCTCCTGGAGCGCTTTCTGCTGGGCTTTTATGTACCATAACAACTAACAGGCCAGGaacagagctgaggaaaagtgggggaaaaataaagtgaaaactGAGAATGAACATTAAGAACAGTAAGTTTTCTTATTAAGGTACAGGATATGGCTCAACAGTAATTCACACAAAGCCTCAATTGTTTAACTTGCAACTTTACTTTAAGACATTGGTATAAAGTTTAGTATCTAATTATACAGATTCTGGGGATTTTCAGGGAAGcttattttgtcctttttagTGTCTTTTACCACTCGGTCCTCAGGCATGTTTCAAGAGGAATAACACTATATGAGTACCTTAAATTTCTCTACAAAATCACGTCAAgtcttggttttgttcttaTGAGTAGGATGCCCTAAACATGCATATTATAGACAATATAATGGTCAAGGAAATGTTTTCCCTCTTTAAACTAAGGCAGTTAAAACACCAGGAATATTGACTGAGGAATTTGGAAGAGTAAAAAGACTTCCTTAGCACTTATTTATTCTTTGAGCAAGTAAGACACACCCTCTTGGAATTACCAGATTTGACTGCTGTCTGCACTGAAAAGACAAAGATTGTCAAAGACAGCATTTATTTATGAACACTTCATAATGCCACTAACTCATCCACTTTAATGTCAAGAACTGTGTAAACCCACATGCAAAAATTGcgatagaatttttaaaatagaaccAAACTGGCAAGTTTTTGGAAAGAATAtttcaatgtttaaaaaaaaaaaaagtctaataaAATGAGCACTTCAAGTAACTTAAATATCTTTAGCAAACATGTCCAGCAAGAGCCTCTCTGTAAAAGAAATTGTTCTTAGAACAAAAAGCTAATAAATGGCTATTTAGCCACTAATTTTTCAACACAGTGACAGGTCTGTGTGAAACAATTTGTAGTCTAAATAAAGCAAGTTCATTACAATGTTAAAAAACATACATTAAGCAGGACTGATTAACTATTGCATTTCCATATTTACAAAAGTGCTTACCATAACAAAATTatctaaaaaaatataaactttaCCAATATAATTTGGTTCTATGTGCGCTCTTAGACCTGCACTTGGAAAAAATAGTATTTACATTGTTAGATTTAGACAAGTTTCTacaactttaaaagaaatttaacaaAACTCCCCCCCACAAATGGACCCATATCTAAGTCAATGAATTTAATCTGACTCACAACAGAGCAGGAGCAAATCCTTTAATGTGGAGCAGTACAAACAATTCTATCCATTATCTGTGGCATTAGACCCCAGAACTGGCTGCCGACAAATTGGGCAAGTGGAGTTTTCAGAAAGCCAGCGATCAATACAGTGAATATGAAACTCATGCATACAAGGTAACTGCCTTAGTTTATTCCCTGCAGCATATTCATTAATGCAAACACTGCACGTTTTACTCCGTTCATTTTCAGTGTGAACATCCTCATAGTTCCGTGTAGAAAGATTGTCAATCTGCTCTTTGGTTAAACCTCTTAAAcgatcatcatcatcatcttcattcAGCAGGAAGAACTGGGCAAGTCGAAGGATGGGCAGTGTTCCATTCTCCACTAGGTTGTTTGCATCTTGAGACTGCCTGCTATCTTGGTTCTCAGGATTGCTCACAGAGCGTTGACTACCACCCCTCTGTccatttctttccctgctgccatctACTGCATGTCTATTCCTAGACAAAACCCCAGTTGGATCACTGCTGTTTGCTGAACTTGAGTTATTCTGTGCATCTCCTAAGTGATGACTGCCTCTTTGCACTTCTGAATTAGATTCAGTTTCCATTAAAGAACTCAGTTCTCCAAAGCCTGTCATTATCTGTCTAACAATTGATCGAAGAGCCACTGATGAAGGTTCCCCAAGCCCAGTTTCTGAAATCCGACGAAGAGGTATCCGTATAGTGCTAATGTAGGTCCGAATACCCGCGTGCTCTGATCGGGATATTGTGCGCCGAAATCCTCCGCTTTCACTTTCAAAGGTAACAGTGTTTTCTGACATTCCTACTCTAGAACGAGTTCTACTGGCAATGCTGTCCCGGTCTCTGTTTTCTCCAGGACGAATTCTTCTCACCTGAAGATCTAGTGTAATTGTCGGGTGCCTTCTGGCGGCAGCTACTGGCCTACTAGACTCTTCCTCCTCCAAAGTTGTTCCTAAGGATGGGGCTACACTGGGAGGCTGGGGAGCTTGAGTGTTACCTCTAGCTTGCTCTTCAGTAAGCTGGGGAGAAGCTTGAGCTGTTTGTCTCCTACTTCTGTTGACCCGCTGTGCATTTCTACCCTGCCTCTGACCACGCTCCTCAGAACGAGGAGCATCACCTTGCCTTTGCAGTGGGGAGCGGCTTCGACTACTTAAGGTAGACCTCAGCCGCAAAACTTCTACTCTTTGGTTTGTATTAATCCCGATGTCACTTCTAGATCTACCCCTTCTGACTCCTGCAGAAGTACCTCTTCCTGGTATTTCTCTTGgttccccagcagccacagaacTGTGTCGCGTACTATTATTTGTCTGGCCTGTCAGCTCCCTTGTTCTACTCCTGAGCCTCCTCGAAACTGAATGAGAGGCAACTTCTGACCTCACTGCCATAGCATGTCTTAGAAGCCTGGTCCTAGCGGCTTCATTGCTTGCCTCTCTTGCAGCCACGCTCCTTGTCCGTGGGGCTACTAAACTGGGAACTAGCTGACGTCTTCTTTCTACATACAGTCTGGTAGCATCTATATCAACATACTCCTCACCAGAAGCTTCAGGACTGTTATGATCGTGATTTATATTGATTTCAAGACTAAAGCGAAACTCCCCACTGTTTGGATTCGT encodes:
- the RNF6 gene encoding E3 ubiquitin-protein ligase RNF6 isoform X1 — translated: MKPRIHQNGSHKEHKKGQLGIIIMDGSRHHAGGNDNEQAPSREHSHSGGERQRQLERLSREEAYYQFINELNEEDYRLMRDRNLLGTPGEITAEELQQRLEGAKECLTSQSDLDNREAEGRTVGDSEVPGENSNSDSLLEWLNTFRRTGNATRSGQSGNQTWRAVSRTNPNSGEFRFSLEININHDHNSPEASGEEYVDIDATRLYVERRRQLVPSLVAPRTRSVAAREASNEAARTRLLRHAMAVRSEVASHSVSRRLRSRTRELTGQTNNSTRHSSVAAGEPREIPGRGTSAGVRRGRSRSDIGINTNQRVEVLRLRSTLSSRSRSPLQRQGDAPRSEERGQRQGRNAQRVNRSRRQTAQASPQLTEEQARGNTQAPQPPSVAPSLGTTLEEEESSRPVAAARRHPTITLDLQVRRIRPGENRDRDSIASRTRSRVGMSENTVTFESESGGFRRTISRSEHAGIRTYISTIRIPLRRISETGLGEPSSVALRSIVRQIMTGFGELSSLMETESNSEVQRGSHHLGDAQNNSSSANSSDPTGVLSRNRHAVDGSRERNGQRGGSQRSVSNPENQDSRQSQDANNLVENGTLPILRLAQFFLLNEDDDDDRLRGLTKEQIDNLSTRNYEDVHTENERSKTCSVCINEYAAGNKLRQLPCMHEFHIHCIDRWLSENSTCPICRQPVLGSNATDNG
- the RNF6 gene encoding E3 ubiquitin-protein ligase RNF6 isoform X2; the protein is MDGSRHHAGGNDNEQAPSREHSHSGGERQRQLERLSREEAYYQFINELNEEDYRLMRDRNLLGTPGEITAEELQQRLEGAKECLTSQSDLDNREAEGRTVGDSEVPGENSNSDSLLEWLNTFRRTGNATRSGQSGNQTWRAVSRTNPNSGEFRFSLEININHDHNSPEASGEEYVDIDATRLYVERRRQLVPSLVAPRTRSVAAREASNEAARTRLLRHAMAVRSEVASHSVSRRLRSRTRELTGQTNNSTRHSSVAAGEPREIPGRGTSAGVRRGRSRSDIGINTNQRVEVLRLRSTLSSRSRSPLQRQGDAPRSEERGQRQGRNAQRVNRSRRQTAQASPQLTEEQARGNTQAPQPPSVAPSLGTTLEEEESSRPVAAARRHPTITLDLQVRRIRPGENRDRDSIASRTRSRVGMSENTVTFESESGGFRRTISRSEHAGIRTYISTIRIPLRRISETGLGEPSSVALRSIVRQIMTGFGELSSLMETESNSEVQRGSHHLGDAQNNSSSANSSDPTGVLSRNRHAVDGSRERNGQRGGSQRSVSNPENQDSRQSQDANNLVENGTLPILRLAQFFLLNEDDDDDRLRGLTKEQIDNLSTRNYEDVHTENERSKTCSVCINEYAAGNKLRQLPCMHEFHIHCIDRWLSENSTCPICRQPVLGSNATDNG